The genome window AGCTGCTCCTCCGATTCGACGCTGCAGGGGCCGGCCATCAGGGCGAAATGCCCATTGCCGATCCGCACCCCGCCGACGTCAACGACGGTATCGCCGTCCTGCGATTCGCGGCTGGCAAGTTTATAGCGTTTCTGGACGGGCATGACCCGTTCGACCTGGGGCAGAACAATCAGCGATTCGAGGGTGTGATGCGTACGCTCGTCACCGATGGCGGCCACGACGGTTTGGAGTTCGCCGTAAATGGGGTGGGGTTTGTACCCCAGTTTGGCTACTTCGTCGATGACCTCTTCGATCTGGTCCTTCGGCGTCTTAGGCTTAAGAATAACGATCATGGGTGGAGGGTGCTCTTAGCACAGATCGGGGCGAGTAACCAGTAACTGGTGACGGGTAACGGGTAGCGGGTGGGCTCCGGGGTTCGGCGGACGCGGCACCGCAACGCCGAACTCCGAGCCACGGACACGACCCGGCACCAGTTAGCGGTTACGAGCTGCCGGTTACCCGCCACTTTATTCCCGCCCGTTGTCTTTTCGCCGATCTCGTCTAACAGTCCGGGCGTGCAAGATTTTACTGCGGGCGGCATTAGTGCCCTGCGCTCGTCGTTTTCGTCATCGGGAAATCCGGAATTCGATCGTCGCATCCAGGAGTTGGTCCGGGATTGGGGGGTGCACGAGTCACCGGAATTGATCGCGGAAATGATCGTCACGGCATTACGGATGGGTAGCGACGCCGTGCCGGTCGCGGACCTTAAAATGATCAACCGTTCCCTCAAAGAGCTGCGCCAGGCCGCACGCACCTTCGCCCCGTACTCCGGGATCCGGAAGGTGGCGGTATTCGGTTCTGCGCGGACCCCCGCCACCGCGCCGGAGGCGCTTGCCGCGGAAGCGTTCGCGGCCCAAATGCGGGATCACGGATTTATGATCATCACCGGGGGCGGGGATGGGATTATGGGGGCTGCCCAGCGAGGCGCCGGACGCGAGCACAGCTTCGGCTTGAACATCCGGCTGCCTTTCGAGCAGAGAGCCAATGAGATTATCGAGGGTGATCCGAAGCTCGTTAATTTCAATTATTTCTTTACCCGCAAGGTCAACTTCGTGAAGGAGACGCACGGGATTGCGCTTTTCCCGGGCGGCTTCGGCACGATGGATGAGGGATTTGAGATTCTCACCCTGATGCAGACCGGCAAGGCTCGCATCATCCCGCTCGTGCTGGTCGATATTCCGGGCGGAACTTACTGGCGCACCTGGGTCCGATTTCTGGAAGAGCATTTCCTGGCCCAACGCCTGATCTCGCCCGAGGACTTTAATTTCTTCCGGATGTTCGACCGGGTGGAAGACGCAGTCGACGAGATCGCGAATTTTTACCGGAACTTTCATTCTTACCGTTGGGTAGGCAGAAGCGAGTTGGTCATTCGCCTGCACCAACCGATAGAGCGCGACGCGGTCGAAGGCATTAACGGCAAATTCCGCGACGGTTTTCTGGCCCAGCCGCTCAGGGCCAGCGGACCGCTTGAGGAGGAAAAGAACGAGCCCGAGATTTACCGTTTACCTCGGCTGATCTGCCGGCCGTACCGCCGAAATTTCGGACGGATGCGCGCCCTGATCGATGAGATCAACCGGGCTGAGGCGGCCAAAACGGAGTAGGTCGGGTGTCGGGTGCGATCGTTGGGAAGAGTCGCCGATGTCAAGTCTGTAACTCGTCTTCCCGCCGTGTTCGCCGTGGCTCGCCGTGTTCGCCGTGTGAACTCTTACGTTGTGCCCGCCAAATCGCCGTGCCCGCCGTGTGACCGTGTGAACTCTTACGTTGTGCCCGCCACACCCGCTGCGGCCGCCGTTCAGGCCGGTTTGCGGCCGGTCTGCTGCAGGATGTAATCGTGGATACTGTTGACGCTGGCGAGGGCCACCCGGGCAACTTCCGAGTTCGGTACGCCGACGCCGAAGGTCTTTTCCATGCTGACAACGAGTTGGAGCGCATCGATGGAATCGAGCCCGAGGCCGTCGACACCAAATAAAGGTAGATCGTTTTCGATCTCCTCCTTCGGCACGCGGAGCATCAGGTTCGTGATGAGCATATCTTTGATTTGCTCCTTTAGCTCTTGAGACGACATAAATCAGGGACGGAAAAAAGAACGATAGATTTCGCGGTTTCGGCGGTTAATCAAGCTTTAATTTCGATCCCGGCCGGGGAGTTGTAACCTAGGGGCATGGGTGCAAGCCAACGAGAGCGCATTGATAAGATGCTGGTTGCCCGGGGCTTCTTCCCGTCACGAGAACAGGCCCAGCGTGCGTTGATGGCCGGGCAGGTGCTGGTCGGGGAGCGGGTCGTCGACAAGCCGGGCAGCCTGGTGCCGGCGGATGCCGAGATCCGGGTCACGGGCATGGAGCGGTTTGTCGGCCGGGGCGGATACAAGCTGGAAGCGGCTCTTGAGCATTTTAAAATTAGTCCGGCCGGATGGCGCTGCCTGGACGTGGGCGCCTCGACGGGCGGGTTCACGGATTGCCTCCTGCAACGGGGCGCCGCGCAGGTCACGGCCCTGGATGTGGGGCATAACCAGATTGCTTACCGGCTGCGAACCGATCCTCGGGTTTTGGTGCATGAGGGCATCAACGCGCGCTACCTGGACCCGGCCCGGATCGGTGCGCCATTCGAGTTGATTGTGGTGGACGTTTCTTTTATCTCGCTCACCCTGGTGTTGCACCCTATTTTTGGCTGCCTTGCACCGGGAGGACTCGTGATCGTACTTATCAAACCACAGTTTGAACTCGACCCGAACAAGGTGGTGAAGGGAGGGGTGGTGCGGGACTCAACGTTTCACGATGAAGCGGTCGACAAAGTGTACCGTTTCGTTACGGGATCGCTCCGGCGCGAATGGCGCGGCTTCGTCGAGTCCCCGATTCGGGGCGCGAAAGGTAACCGGGAGTTTCTGGCATGTCTTCGGTGACGATCGGCATCTACGCACATTGGCGGAAACCGGGCGCGGAGGTGCCGTTGCGCTCGCTGACGGCGGCGATTGAAGTCGAAGGCATGCGTGCGCTGGTGGAGGAAAACGCGGCGCGTTTGATCCCGGTGCAGGGCCATGCGCTGACGGAAATGGCCGAACAATGCGATGTCCTGATCGCGCTTGGAGGCGACGGCACGCTTTTACGCCTGATTCGCGACCTGCACGGCTCTGTGCGCCCGATCATGGGGATCAATTTCGGCACGCTGGGCTTTCTTACGTCCTTCGCCGGCCCGGAATTCGAGGAAGCGGTTCGCGCCTTGCGGGACCGGACGTACCGGGTGGATGAGCGAACGATGCTGACCGCGCGGTTGATACGCGACGGCAGGGTGATCTGCGAACAGACCGGTCTAAACGACGTGGTGGTGACCCGGGGTGAACGCTCGCGCCTGGTGCGGGCGGAAGTGTACATCGAAGGCAACCTGCTGACCGAGTTCAATGCGGACGGCTTGGTTGTGGCGACTTCGACGGGATCAACGGCTTATTCGCTTTCTGCGGGCGGCCCGATTGTCATGCCCGAGTCAGGCGTGCTGCTGGTAACGCCGATTTGCCCGCACGTGCTCACCAATCGTTCGGTGGTGGTGTCCAACCGGTCGACCCTGACGATCCGGCCGCGGCCAGGGCAAGGACCGCTGTTGCTGACCATCGACGGACACGAGTCCGAACAGGTGCTCCCTGGCGATCATGTCCGGATCGCCACAGCCGATCGCAGGATCCCGTTGTTATTTCCGCGCCACCTCACTTTTGCCGAGATCCTTCGGCGGAAACTGCGCTGGAGCGGCACAAGCATATGATATGATGCGTTTCAGGGCAGCGCTCGAATCCACGCAAATCGTTCTCGACCTTGAGGCCGCAACTCTCGTCGAGGCCATTCGCAAACTTGCGGAAACGCTCCGTGCCGATCCGCGGGTGGGTTCCTGGCGGGAATTGGTGGGGGTCTGGGAGGGAAAGGGGGGCGAGCACGTCATCCCGATCCGAACCGGGGTGGCATTCATCCATGTGCGGACCAAAGCGGTTTCGGATCTCGTGATGAGTTTTGCGCGGTTGCACACGCCGGTGAGGGATCATGACGAACTGA of Verrucomicrobiota bacterium contains these proteins:
- a CDS encoding acyl carrier protein yields the protein MSSQELKEQIKDMLITNLMLRVPKEEIENDLPLFGVDGLGLDSIDALQLVVSMEKTFGVGVPNSEVARVALASVNSIHDYILQQTGRKPA
- a CDS encoding NAD(+)/NADH kinase, which encodes MSSVTIGIYAHWRKPGAEVPLRSLTAAIEVEGMRALVEENAARLIPVQGHALTEMAEQCDVLIALGGDGTLLRLIRDLHGSVRPIMGINFGTLGFLTSFAGPEFEEAVRALRDRTYRVDERTMLTARLIRDGRVICEQTGLNDVVVTRGERSRLVRAEVYIEGNLLTEFNADGLVVATSTGSTAYSLSAGGPIVMPESGVLLVTPICPHVLTNRSVVVSNRSTLTIRPRPGQGPLLLTIDGHESEQVLPGDHVRIATADRRIPLLFPRHLTFAEILRRKLRWSGTSI
- a CDS encoding TlyA family RNA methyltransferase → MGASQRERIDKMLVARGFFPSREQAQRALMAGQVLVGERVVDKPGSLVPADAEIRVTGMERFVGRGGYKLEAALEHFKISPAGWRCLDVGASTGGFTDCLLQRGAAQVTALDVGHNQIAYRLRTDPRVLVHEGINARYLDPARIGAPFELIVVDVSFISLTLVLHPIFGCLAPGGLVIVLIKPQFELDPNKVVKGGVVRDSTFHDEAVDKVYRFVTGSLRREWRGFVESPIRGAKGNREFLACLR
- a CDS encoding TIGR00730 family Rossman fold protein; its protein translation is MQDFTAGGISALRSSFSSSGNPEFDRRIQELVRDWGVHESPELIAEMIVTALRMGSDAVPVADLKMINRSLKELRQAARTFAPYSGIRKVAVFGSARTPATAPEALAAEAFAAQMRDHGFMIITGGGDGIMGAAQRGAGREHSFGLNIRLPFEQRANEIIEGDPKLVNFNYFFTRKVNFVKETHGIALFPGGFGTMDEGFEILTLMQTGKARIIPLVLVDIPGGTYWRTWVRFLEEHFLAQRLISPEDFNFFRMFDRVEDAVDEIANFYRNFHSYRWVGRSELVIRLHQPIERDAVEGINGKFRDGFLAQPLRASGPLEEEKNEPEIYRLPRLICRPYRRNFGRMRALIDEINRAEAAKTE
- a CDS encoding PTS sugar transporter subunit IIA yields the protein MMRFRAALESTQIVLDLEAATLVEAIRKLAETLRADPRVGSWRELVGVWEGKGGEHVIPIRTGVAFIHVRTKAVSDLVMSFARLHTPVRDHDELIHFIVLMAIPLAVDARYARLVGTLMRVLRNERFCEAFYDAKRPEDVLAVLERAEVSLAS